In one window of Oncorhynchus kisutch isolate 150728-3 linkage group LG16, Okis_V2, whole genome shotgun sequence DNA:
- the LOC109879435 gene encoding beta-1,3-galactosyltransferase 1 translates to MPSKVSCLYLLTVVCWASALWYLSLSRPSTSYVGQLSIPIRQKTKLTKNVTFSNIRTRPLNPHSFDFVINEPKKCETEAPFLVILISTTHKEFDARQAIRETWGDESTFGDGVRVLTLFLLGRNTDPVLNQMVEQESQIFHDVVVEDFIDSYHNLTLKTLMGMRWVATFCPKAQYVLKTDSDIYVNMENLVYNLLKPASKPRRRYFTGYVINGGPIRDMRSKWYMPRDLYPETKYPPFCSGTGYVFSADVAELIYKTSLHTRLLHLEDVYVGLCLRKLGIHPFQNSGFNHWKMAYSLCRYRRVVTVHQISPEEMHRIWNDMTSKKHLKC, encoded by the coding sequence ATGCCTTCAAAGGTCAGCTGCTTATACTTGTTGACGGTCGTTTGCTGGGCTAGCGCTCTCTGGTACCTGAGTCTGTCCCGTCCCTCCACCTCCTACGTGGGCCAGCTGTCCATCCCCATCCGCCAGAAGACCAAGCTCACCAAGAACGTGACCTTCAGCAATATACGGACTCGGCCGCTCAACCCGCACTCCTTCGACTTTGTCATCAACGAGCCCAAGAAGTGTGAGACGGAGGCACCTTTCTTAGTCATCCTGATCAGCACCACCCACAAGGAGTTTGATGCACGTCAAGCGATTCGAGAGACGTGGGGCGACGAGAGCACGTTCGGCGATGGCGTTCGCGTCCTCACACTCTTCCTGCTTGGGAGGAACACGGATCCGGTGCTCAACCAGATGGTGGAACAGGAGAGCCAGATCTTCCACGATGTCGTGGTGGAGGACTTCATAGATTCCTACCACAACCTCACCCTCAAGACCCTGATGGGCATGCGCTGGGTGGCCACCTTCTGCCCCAAGGCACAGTACGTCCTCAAGACGGACTCGGACATCTACGTTAACATGGAGAACCTGGTCTACAACCTCCTCAAGCCCGCCAGCAAGCCGCGGAGACGCTACTTCACGGGCTACGTCATCAACGGAGGTCCGATCAGAGACATGCGCAGTAAGTGGTACATGCCCAGAGACCTTTACCCTGAGACTAAGTACCCGCCTTTCTGCTCGGGCACTGGGTACGTGTTCTCGGCGGATGTGGCCGAGCTCATCTACAAGACGTCCCTGCACACCAGACTGCTCCACCTGGAGGATGTGTACGTGGGGCTGTGCCTTCGTAAACTGGGCATCCACCCCTTCCAGAACAGTGGCTTCAACCACTGGAAGATGGCCTACAGTCTGTGCCGCTACCGACGGGTCGTAACGGTCCACCAGATCTCCCCGGAGGAGATGCACCGCATCTGGAATGACATGACCAGCAAGAAACACCTCAAGTGTTAA